One Manihot esculenta cultivar AM560-2 chromosome 18, M.esculenta_v8, whole genome shotgun sequence genomic window carries:
- the LOC110606703 gene encoding probable protein phosphatase 2C 55, translating into MTSTYFSRLRSAIQNEISRSITGQDCRLHDFTEILVGQAKSQFYSYRLFHSADIHALLRPGTVFAAQSDLQLVNRRRNISVVRALSRTFSVPSVSGPSFQVCGYHIDRALCDNSQTSVSGKLQNKWMAACTSRAIIGECFWENLISRGGHLSFSTPNSSIYCANRNSHSYRNVTMSLNNRGQSTNSSIYGFVVYNVLKKCCDFSPYMEIGARYFHGSSPSCLSAGIAPDVTFENSARDEQLENSAGSSEQKRSAGKTLKLISGSCYLPHPDKEETGGEDAHFICSDEQAIGVADGVGGWADLGVDAGQYSRELMSNSVTAIQEEPKGLIDPARVLEKAYSSTKARGSSTACIIALTDEGLHAINLGDSGFIVVRDGCTVFRSPVQQHDFNFTYQLESGNNGDLPSSGQVFTIAVAPGDVIVAGTDGLFDNLYNNEITAVVVHATRAGLGPQVTAQKIAALARQRAQDKDRQTPFSTAAQDAGFRYYGGKLDDITVVVSYITSSEDEHQSS; encoded by the exons ATGACATCTACATATTTTTCAAGATTAAGATCTGCAATACAGAATGAAATTTCAAGGTCAATCACAGGGCAAGATTGTAGGCTCCACGATTTTACTGAAATTCTAGTGGGCCAAGCAAAGTCTCAGTTTTACAGTTATAGATTATTTCATTCTGCAGACATACATGCACTCTTGAGACCTGGTACTGTTTTTGCTGCTCAGTCTGACTTGCAATTAGTTAATCGTAGAAGGAATATCTCTGTTGTTAGAGCACTTTCTCGAACATTTTCTGTACCATCTGTATCAGGCCCTTCATTTCAGGTTTGCGGGTATCACATCGACCGTGCCCTTTGTGATAATAGTCAAACATCAGTCAGTGGGAAGTTGCAGAATAAGTGGATGGCTGCTTGTACATCCAGAGCTATAATTGGTGAATGTTTTTGGGAGAATCTAATTTCAAGGGGTGGGCATCTTTCATTTTCAACTCCCAATTCCAGCATCTATTGTGCCAATAGGAATTCCCATAGTTACAGAAATGTCACCATGAGTTTGAATAACAGAGGGCAATCTACCAATTCTTCTATCTATGGATTTGTTGTCTATAATGTCTTGAAGAAATGTTGCGACTTTTCTCCATATATGGAGATAGGAGCTAGATATTTCCATGgctcatctccttcatgtttgtCAGCTGGAATTGCTCCTGATGTGACATTTGAGAATTCTGCCCGTGATGAACAGCTTGAAAATTCTGCAGGTTCCTCAGAACA GAAGAGATCTGCCGGCAAAACACTGAAGCTAATCTCAGGATCTTGCTACCTGCCCCATCCTGATAAGGAAGAAACTGGGGGAGAGGATGCTCATTTCATTTGTTCAGATGAACAAGCAATAGGTGTAGCTGATGGTGTTGGTGGTTGGGCAGATCTTGGTGTTGATGCAGGGCAGTACTCTCGTGAACTTATGTCTAATTCAGTAACTGCAATTCAAGAGGAGCCCAAAGGTTTAATTGATCCAGCGAGGGTCTTGGAGAAAGCTTACTCTAGCACAAAAGCCAGGGGTTCCTCAACAGCATGTATAATAGCGCTCACAGATGAG GGCCTCCACGCTATCAATTTAGGAGATAGTGGGTTTATAGTGGTTCGAGATGGTTGCACTGTATTCCGCTCTCCTGTGCAGCAGCATGATTTTAATTTCACCTATCAACTTGAGAGTGGAAACAATGGTGATCTACCTAGCTCTGGTCAG GTTTTCACTATTGCTGTCGCTCCTGGAGATGTAATTGTTGCTGGAACAGATGGTTTGTTTGACAACTTGTACAACAATGAGATTACTGCAGTGGTGGTGCATGCCACAAGAGCTGGTTTAGGGCCGCAGGTGACAGCTCAGAAAATAGCTGCACTGGCACGACAAAGAGCACAAGATAAAGACAGACAAACCCCATTTTCCACTGCTGCCCAGGATGCTGGATTTCGCTATTATGGTGGCAAGCTTGATGACATTACTGTTGTTGTTTCATATATTACCAGCTCTGAAGAT GAACATCAATCTTCTTAA